Proteins from a genomic interval of Sulfurimonas sp. HSL3-2:
- a CDS encoding site-2 protease family protein: MDFIDILKIITAVIALMIAIIGHEIMHGFIAYKYGDMTAKNAGRLSINPIIHVDMVGTIIVPAVLYFLPLLLGGGGGFIFGWAKPVPVNMRTVINRGGYNAAMQVSLAGIVYNFTVAAFASMALVSMASPTSADSLVYIFTYMLVMQLVIINVVLGVFNLLPIPQFDGAHFLMYLALKFNQKEIAETFYKLERYGMIIVLVVLMTPLKDYLLILPVQMVLNLLLS, encoded by the coding sequence ATGGACTTTATTGATATTTTAAAGATCATAACTGCTGTCATAGCCCTTATGATAGCTATCATAGGTCATGAGATAATGCACGGGTTTATTGCTTACAAATATGGCGATATGACTGCTAAAAATGCAGGACGCTTATCTATAAACCCTATCATACATGTAGATATGGTGGGTACCATCATCGTTCCTGCTGTTTTATACTTTTTACCTCTTTTACTCGGAGGCGGAGGCGGCTTTATCTTCGGATGGGCAAAACCGGTTCCGGTAAACATGAGAACAGTCATCAACAGAGGCGGATATAATGCAGCAATGCAGGTAAGTCTTGCCGGTATAGTTTACAACTTCACGGTTGCTGCATTTGCCTCTATGGCACTTGTTTCTATGGCTAGCCCTACTTCTGCTGATTCTCTTGTTTATATATTTACATATATGCTGGTAATGCAGTTAGTCATCATCAATGTCGTTCTCGGTGTATTTAACCTGCTGCCGATACCGCAGTTTGACGGGGCACATTTTTTAATGTACCTTGCACTAAAATTTAACCAAAAAGAGATAGCTGAAACGTTTTATAAATTGGAGCGTTATGGTATGATTATAGTACTTGTTGTACTAATGACACCTTTAAAAGATTATCTATTAATATTGCCAGTTCAAATGGTATTAAACCTACTTCTATCATAA
- the lepB gene encoding signal peptidase I: protein MKNFLYKTYKFSNSWPGTIIIVLFVIFFVAQAFRIPSGSMKDSLLIGDHLFAKKFVYGVPTPHIPFLEVSVTPWTDDLHLIDGDEPKRGDIVIFRYPHNVKLHYVKRCVALPGDEVFVKDKDLYLHPREGDEFINKNYPKENIVTIDGKLWVKNPYMKQHPGIHHDDAIEGDTPVLLSNDGRMERINSVEKLNMIVSNMYKLSDDIKLLNHNPIFQTEIYKVPAKSYFMMGDNRDHSNDSRFWGPVPYANLEGTPWFIYFSMDDNYEIRWDRMGKTPTDLEQPEYLNRAIAERVKEDKKDNGLY, encoded by the coding sequence ATGAAAAACTTTTTGTATAAAACGTATAAATTTTCAAACTCATGGCCTGGAACGATCATCATCGTTTTATTTGTCATATTTTTTGTTGCACAGGCCTTTAGAATCCCAAGCGGTTCTATGAAAGACTCACTTCTTATCGGAGATCACCTTTTTGCTAAAAAATTCGTTTACGGTGTCCCTACTCCACATATCCCTTTTCTAGAGGTCTCTGTGACTCCTTGGACTGACGATCTGCATCTTATCGACGGTGACGAACCAAAACGCGGCGATATCGTGATATTCAGATATCCTCACAACGTAAAACTTCACTATGTAAAAAGATGTGTGGCACTTCCGGGCGATGAAGTGTTCGTAAAAGATAAAGATCTGTATCTTCATCCACGTGAAGGCGACGAGTTTATCAATAAAAACTACCCGAAAGAAAACATAGTCACGATCGACGGAAAACTTTGGGTCAAGAACCCTTATATGAAACAGCATCCTGGTATCCATCATGATGATGCTATCGAAGGAGATACTCCTGTATTACTTTCAAATGATGGAAGAATGGAGAGAATCAATTCAGTTGAAAAACTCAATATGATAGTTTCAAATATGTACAAGCTCTCAGATGACATAAAACTTTTGAATCATAATCCTATTTTTCAAACTGAGATATATAAAGTACCTGCTAAAAGCTATTTTATGATGGGTGACAACCGTGACCACTCAAACGACAGCCGTTTCTGGGGTCCTGTACCGTATGCAAACCTAGAAGGAACTCCTTGGTTCATCTACTTCAGTATGGACGACAATTATGAGATCAGATGGGACAGAATGGGTAAAACTCCTACTGACCTTGAACAGCCTGAGTACCTAAACCGTGCAATAGCTGAAAGAGTAAAAGAGGACAAAAAAGACAATGGACTTTATTGA
- the folD gene encoding bifunctional methylenetetrahydrofolate dehydrogenase/methenyltetrahydrofolate cyclohydrolase FolD: MKILDGKTLAKKIENEVLTGTQLLKEQTGRVPGLAVVLVGNDPASQAYVSMKKKACDRVGFYSVTHEMPTNISQEAIENTITMMNNNPNIDGILIQLPLPSQIDTTKLLELVSPNKDVDGFHPYNVGRLTTGLDGFVPCTPLGVMELFKEYDIDLKGKNCVVVGASNIVGKPMASLLLNANATVEICHIFTDDLKKHTLNADIILVGVGVINLIKEDMVKEGAIIIDIGINRADNGKLVGDVDYENVSQKCSYITPVPGGVGPMTISMLLSNTLKAAQLHSKES; this comes from the coding sequence ATGAAGATTCTTGACGGTAAAACTTTAGCAAAAAAAATTGAAAATGAGGTACTAACAGGCACACAACTGTTAAAAGAGCAAACAGGAAGAGTTCCGGGTTTAGCTGTTGTACTAGTTGGAAACGACCCTGCTAGCCAAGCTTACGTAAGCATGAAGAAAAAAGCTTGCGACAGAGTCGGGTTTTACTCAGTTACACATGAGATGCCTACTAACATATCCCAAGAAGCTATCGAAAACACTATTACGATGATGAATAATAACCCTAACATAGACGGAATTCTCATCCAGCTTCCTCTTCCTTCGCAGATAGATACGACAAAACTGCTTGAACTTGTCTCTCCAAATAAAGATGTCGACGGTTTTCACCCGTACAACGTCGGACGTCTGACAACGGGACTTGACGGTTTTGTACCGTGTACTCCGCTTGGTGTCATGGAACTTTTTAAAGAGTACGATATCGATCTAAAAGGGAAAAACTGTGTTGTCGTAGGTGCTTCGAACATTGTTGGAAAACCGATGGCCTCTCTTCTTTTAAATGCCAATGCGACCGTAGAGATCTGTCATATATTTACCGATGATTTAAAAAAGCATACCCTAAATGCTGATATAATTCTAGTTGGTGTGGGTGTTATAAACCTGATCAAAGAAGATATGGTTAAAGAGGGTGCTATCATCATAGATATCGGAATCAATAGAGCTGATAACGGAAAGCTTGTCGGTGACGTCGACTATGAAAACGTATCTCAAAAATGTTCATATATCACTCCGGTACCGGGCGGAGTCGGCCCAATGACTATTTCAATGCTGTTAAGTAATACTTTAAAAGCGGCACAACTTCACTCTAAAGAGAGCTAA